One stretch of Nitrospirota bacterium DNA includes these proteins:
- a CDS encoding DUF3786 domain-containing protein gives MDLIPIKIEHGEAKAWELVCGLSRADVSKRTGTVYHEKAEAYILRSYGIDFHVNPCEMLIACPSNPDSFFLGKLNDFFRMAVLWYMSNAKDIPPTGKLIRPTDVKGGHRFTTGTHVLPVDMIAERFAHDSEGFISKGREYGAEVVAGYGDAYLRFYPLPRVPVTMILWLEDEEFPPRVDLFFDSTCEFQLALSDVVWAVAMMTCVVMIDG, from the coding sequence ATGGATCTTATACCGATCAAGATCGAACACGGCGAGGCTAAAGCATGGGAACTCGTCTGTGGGCTTTCCCGCGCTGATGTTTCAAAGAGGACCGGGACGGTTTATCATGAAAAGGCCGAGGCCTATATTCTCAGATCCTATGGTATTGATTTTCATGTAAATCCCTGCGAGATGCTGATCGCCTGCCCCTCGAACCCTGACTCGTTCTTCCTCGGAAAGCTGAATGATTTCTTCAGAATGGCAGTACTCTGGTATATGTCCAATGCCAAGGATATCCCTCCGACCGGAAAGCTGATACGCCCGACAGATGTAAAAGGCGGTCACCGCTTCACCACCGGAACCCATGTACTGCCGGTCGACATGATCGCCGAGAGATTCGCACATGACAGCGAAGGCTTTATCAGCAAGGGTCGGGAATATGGCGCAGAGGTCGTTGCAGGCTATGGAGACGCCTATCTGCGCTTTTATCCGCTGCCCCGTGTTCCGGTCACCATGATCCTCTGGCTTGAAGATGAGGAGTTCCCGCCGCGGGTTGACCTCTTCTTTGACTCAACCTGTGAGTTTCAACTTGCCCTTTCCGACGTTGTCTGGGCAGTCGCCATGATGACCTGCGTGGTCATGATCGATGGCTGA